One window of the Chryseotalea sp. WA131a genome contains the following:
- the pyk gene encoding pyruvate kinase: protein MERISYNRTKIVATVGPASNNKEMLHALIKEGVDVFRLNFSHGKHEDHLKVINYVRELNKEMGTNVALLQDLQGPKIRVNEMQPGIELVPGQELIITTREVLGNNELVSTSYEGLPRDVKKGDMILIDDGKIELKVVEVRDIDVVCRVIYGGPLKPRKGINLPFSKVSAPSLTEKDYEDLEFGLKNNIDWVALSFVRKATDIEILREVINRHKSATRIVAKIEKPEALENIDSIIAATDAVMVARGDLGVEIWMEEVPMVQKMLVEKCNKAAKPVIVATQMMESMIENPRPTRAETNDVANAVMDGADALMLSAETAAGKYPIEVIRSMVRTIGSVEKQGKIFYRFREPEKNTPTFFADSLILTACKLAKDVNAKAIVGMTQLGYSAYKASSHRPDANIFAFTSNASIINTMNLVWATRAYHYDKAASTDATIADVEEILKRDGHVKKGDIFIVLASMPIQERGRTNTIKVHEVQ from the coding sequence ATGGAACGAATTTCGTACAACCGCACAAAAATTGTGGCCACTGTTGGCCCTGCCTCCAACAACAAAGAAATGCTACACGCGCTGATCAAAGAGGGCGTAGACGTATTTCGGTTAAATTTTTCGCACGGCAAACACGAAGATCACTTAAAGGTAATCAACTATGTGCGCGAGTTGAACAAAGAAATGGGCACCAATGTGGCTTTGCTGCAAGATTTGCAAGGCCCCAAAATCCGTGTAAACGAAATGCAGCCTGGCATTGAACTGGTGCCTGGGCAAGAATTAATTATTACTACCCGCGAGGTGTTGGGTAATAATGAATTGGTCAGCACCTCTTATGAAGGATTGCCCCGCGATGTAAAGAAGGGCGACATGATTTTGATTGATGATGGCAAAATTGAGTTGAAAGTGGTGGAGGTGCGTGATATTGATGTGGTATGCCGCGTAATTTATGGTGGACCACTAAAGCCGCGCAAGGGAATTAACCTTCCATTCTCAAAAGTTTCTGCACCTTCTCTTACCGAGAAAGATTATGAAGATTTGGAGTTTGGTCTGAAAAACAATATCGATTGGGTGGCCTTATCGTTTGTGCGCAAAGCAACCGATATTGAAATCTTGCGCGAAGTAATCAACCGACATAAATCGGCTACACGCATAGTTGCAAAAATTGAAAAGCCCGAAGCTCTTGAAAATATTGATTCCATCATTGCTGCAACCGATGCGGTAATGGTGGCCCGTGGCGATTTGGGGGTTGAGATTTGGATGGAAGAAGTGCCGATGGTGCAAAAAATGTTAGTAGAAAAATGCAACAAGGCCGCCAAACCTGTGATTGTAGCCACCCAAATGATGGAGAGCATGATCGAGAACCCGCGACCCACCCGCGCGGAAACCAATGACGTGGCCAATGCAGTGATGGACGGTGCCGATGCTCTGATGTTATCAGCCGAAACAGCCGCAGGTAAATATCCGATCGAAGTAATCCGAAGCATGGTTCGCACTATTGGTTCAGTAGAAAAGCAAGGAAAGATATTTTACAGATTTAGAGAACCAGAGAAAAATACCCCTACTTTTTTTGCTGACAGTTTGATCTTGACTGCTTGCAAACTGGCGAAAGATGTAAATGCCAAAGCCATTGTGGGTATGACCCAATTGGGTTACAGTGCCTACAAAGCTTCTTCGCACCGCCCCGATGCCAACATATTTGCCTTTACAAGCAACGCCTCCATTATCAACACTATGAATTTGGTTTGGGCAACCCGCGCTTATCATTACGACAAAGCCGCTTCTACCGATGCCACCATTGCCGATGTAGAGGAAATTTTAAAGCGCGATGGTCACGTCAAGAAAGGCGACATCTTCATTGTATTGGCGAGCATGCCCATTCAAGAACGCGGACGGACGAATACTATTAAAGTGCACGAGGTGCAATAA
- the metG gene encoding methionine--tRNA ligase yields MNAAPKRYMVTAALPYANGPKHIGHLAGAYIPSDVYVRYLRSIKKDVVFVCGSDEHGTAIPNQALKEKTTPQAIIDKYHTLIRDCFERLGMSFDIYHRTSNQLHHQTSQKIFKTLYDKGLLTEETSEQYFDVTANTFLADRYIMGTCPKCGNPNAYGDQCEKCGSTLSPRELINPRSTLSGNPPILKATKHWYLPLQNYEGWLTDWILKSHKDDWKTNVYGQCKSWIDAGLQPRAMTRDLDWGIKVPLPDAEGKVLYVWFDAPIGYISATRALFEELSSGKKEFATPQRDFGKTEKTDWKKYWQDKETKLLHFVGKDNIVFHCIIFPIMLHATGEYIVPDNVPANEFMNLEGDKMSTSRGWSIEMHEYLADFPNKPDVLRYALLTNLPETKDSEFTWKDFQAKNNNELVAIFGNFVNRALVLTQKYFNNQVPSLGVLTDLDKKVLADLKEFPAKIGSSIEQYRLREATATLMDLARLGNKYLAETEPWKLAKTDMQQVGTILNIAIQISASLVIVCEPFLPFTSAKLKKMLAISEVLDWQQAGRYDLLKVGHGFGEPELLFEKIEDDVIAKQLQKLNDSKKAIELANQPADPAKAEISFDDFQKMDIRIGTILKAERVEKSKKLLKLQVDTGIDKRTVMSGIAEHFSPEEIVGKQVTILINLAPRKIMGVDSQGMILMAADKDGKLRLLQPNEVVSAGSTVS; encoded by the coding sequence ATGAACGCAGCACCAAAACGATACATGGTAACGGCCGCCTTGCCGTACGCCAATGGCCCCAAACATATTGGTCACCTAGCAGGCGCTTACATCCCATCTGATGTGTACGTGCGCTATTTGCGATCCATCAAAAAAGATGTGGTGTTTGTATGTGGGAGCGATGAACACGGCACGGCCATCCCCAACCAAGCATTAAAAGAAAAAACTACTCCGCAAGCAATTATTGACAAGTACCATACGCTCATCCGCGATTGCTTTGAAAGGTTGGGCATGTCATTCGATATTTACCACCGCACCAGCAACCAGCTACACCACCAGACTTCGCAAAAGATTTTTAAAACCTTGTATGACAAAGGGCTGCTGACGGAAGAAACATCGGAGCAATATTTTGATGTTACGGCCAATACTTTTTTGGCAGACCGTTACATCATGGGCACATGCCCTAAATGCGGCAACCCCAACGCGTATGGTGATCAATGCGAGAAGTGTGGCTCTACACTAAGTCCGCGCGAGTTGATCAACCCTCGCTCTACCCTATCGGGCAACCCGCCCATCCTAAAAGCTACCAAGCATTGGTACTTGCCTTTGCAAAACTATGAAGGGTGGCTGACCGATTGGATTTTGAAATCGCACAAAGACGATTGGAAAACAAACGTGTATGGCCAATGCAAATCGTGGATCGATGCCGGGTTGCAACCTCGCGCCATGACACGCGACTTGGATTGGGGAATTAAAGTTCCATTGCCCGATGCGGAAGGGAAAGTATTGTATGTATGGTTTGATGCACCCATTGGTTACATCTCAGCAACCCGCGCATTGTTTGAAGAATTAAGTTCAGGCAAAAAGGAATTTGCTACTCCACAGCGCGATTTTGGGAAAACCGAAAAAACCGACTGGAAAAAGTATTGGCAAGACAAAGAAACGAAGCTGTTGCACTTTGTGGGTAAAGACAACATCGTATTCCACTGCATCATCTTCCCCATCATGTTACATGCCACTGGCGAATACATTGTACCAGATAACGTACCGGCCAACGAGTTCATGAACTTGGAGGGCGACAAGATGAGCACTAGCCGCGGCTGGTCGATTGAAATGCATGAGTACCTGGCTGACTTTCCCAACAAGCCGGATGTGCTGCGCTATGCGTTGCTCACCAACTTGCCTGAAACCAAAGACAGTGAGTTTACATGGAAAGATTTTCAGGCTAAGAACAACAACGAGTTGGTGGCCATCTTTGGAAACTTTGTGAATCGTGCCTTGGTGCTCACCCAAAAATACTTTAACAACCAAGTGCCATCACTTGGGGTGTTGACCGACTTGGACAAAAAAGTTTTAGCCGACTTAAAAGAATTCCCGGCCAAAATCGGATCGTCCATCGAACAATATCGTCTTCGAGAAGCCACGGCTACCCTCATGGACTTGGCTCGATTAGGTAACAAGTATCTGGCAGAAACCGAACCATGGAAACTGGCAAAAACAGATATGCAGCAAGTGGGCACTATTTTAAATATTGCTATCCAGATTTCAGCTAGCTTGGTCATCGTGTGCGAACCGTTTCTTCCATTTACTTCTGCAAAGTTGAAAAAGATGCTGGCCATTTCAGAAGTATTGGATTGGCAACAAGCGGGACGATACGATTTGCTAAAAGTAGGGCATGGATTTGGTGAACCTGAATTGCTGTTCGAAAAAATAGAGGATGATGTAATTGCAAAGCAACTTCAAAAATTAAACGATTCAAAGAAAGCAATAGAACTTGCCAATCAACCAGCTGATCCTGCCAAAGCAGAAATCAGTTTTGACGATTTTCAAAAAATGGATATCCGTATCGGTACCATTCTGAAAGCAGAACGGGTAGAGAAATCAAAAAAGTTATTGAAGCTCCAAGTCGATACAGGCATTGATAAGCGCACCGTGATGAGTGGCATTGCAGAACATTTTTCACCGGAAGAAATCGTGGGCAAGCAAGTAACCATTTTGATCAACCTCGCTCCTCGAAAAATTATGGGTGTGGATTCGCAAGGGATGATTTTGATGGCCGCTGACAAAGATGGTAAACTTCGGTTGCTGCAACCAAATGAAGTGGTGAGTGCGGGGTCTACAGTTAGTTAG
- a CDS encoding tetratricopeptide repeat-containing sensor histidine kinase: MSFGSLLMYNILKHSTLTICFIGFLSINLFSQNIKRVDSLEKKLELPASYEKLDVLNELFKEYNQVEYEIALKYAMEFDRLAKQLGDSTKIVEGGRKVAYSLMDLGKNDEAIEILINILGVASRNKDRLPEAKKQIKFILNNTGLAYDYLGNYDKALEYYFKSLLIREEEGDKKSIATALNNIGLVFYHLKDHKKAIEYYQKAIEIKKEISDLRDLDRIIINLGLCYNQIKEFQMAIDQFKQGFNLCNADCSDNMKREGLLGLGTSYIGNKDLNKAEDCLIKSLDISRKQSNIIYQIDNLHQLSMLETARGNDQKALKYLNEALSLAETSDYAESLIQLYDQLSKIYSKELDFKKTAYYLGKYTKLKDSIYSEELIKNLAKVQTNFAERENIKTIKEKNEVLVLKDKLLKKQRELSSVIVAVTLIVLTFAFVLIIFQRKYSKQLKEVNLKLEEKVLERTQDLKKTNEKLDRAQGDLRNFLYKTSHDIRGPVATLKGLNNLGFDNINDHVFSKELLEKKSTQIEKMIRTLSRITVVADITNTILQAVEINFVKMMDEIKDFERKNGLLKYIKISIEVEPNLKVVSDPILIRMILENMVDNSLKFFNESKRIEPYVKISVKSAGSDAIIVVKDNGVGIEVKPNQDVFTMFMRGSEKSETGGVGLYLCKICTDRLQGSIKLEKTSKAGTTFSIRISQDATDQVMELNEALMAQLRKEEPPIIEFDQETNN; this comes from the coding sequence ATGTCATTTGGTTCCTTACTCATGTATAATATTTTGAAGCATAGCACTTTAACAATATGTTTCATAGGATTCTTATCTATCAATTTATTTTCGCAGAACATTAAAAGAGTTGACTCACTTGAAAAAAAACTTGAACTCCCAGCATCCTACGAAAAGCTGGATGTATTGAATGAGTTATTCAAAGAGTACAACCAAGTGGAATACGAAATTGCTTTGAAGTATGCAATGGAGTTTGATCGACTTGCAAAACAACTTGGCGATAGCACAAAGATTGTTGAAGGAGGTCGCAAAGTGGCTTACTCACTTATGGATCTAGGAAAAAATGATGAGGCTATTGAAATCTTAATAAATATATTAGGCGTTGCGAGTCGAAACAAAGACCGACTTCCAGAGGCAAAAAAGCAAATCAAATTCATCCTTAACAACACTGGACTTGCTTATGATTATCTTGGGAACTATGATAAGGCACTGGAGTACTATTTTAAATCCTTGCTAATTCGCGAGGAGGAGGGTGATAAAAAATCAATAGCTACTGCTTTGAATAATATTGGTTTAGTGTTTTATCATCTGAAAGATCATAAAAAGGCAATCGAGTATTATCAAAAAGCCATTGAGATAAAAAAAGAAATTTCTGATTTAAGGGATCTTGACCGTATTATCATAAATCTTGGCTTATGCTACAATCAGATAAAGGAATTCCAAATGGCGATAGACCAGTTTAAGCAGGGTTTCAATCTTTGCAATGCCGATTGTTCCGACAACATGAAAAGAGAGGGGTTGCTTGGGTTAGGTACTTCGTATATCGGAAATAAGGACTTAAATAAAGCAGAAGATTGTTTGATTAAATCATTGGATATTTCGAGGAAACAGAGCAATATAATTTACCAAATTGATAATCTACATCAATTAAGTATGTTAGAGACCGCGCGGGGAAATGATCAGAAAGCGTTAAAATATTTGAATGAAGCACTTAGTTTAGCAGAAACTTCTGATTACGCTGAATCTTTAATACAGTTATACGATCAACTATCTAAAATATATAGTAAAGAGCTAGATTTTAAAAAGACAGCATATTATCTCGGAAAATATACCAAGTTAAAGGACAGCATCTATTCAGAAGAATTAATTAAAAATCTCGCCAAAGTCCAAACCAACTTTGCAGAACGCGAAAACATTAAAACCATAAAGGAAAAAAACGAAGTATTGGTTTTGAAAGACAAGCTTTTGAAGAAGCAACGAGAGTTATCTTCAGTCATTGTTGCCGTTACCTTGATCGTGCTTACGTTCGCCTTTGTACTCATCATTTTTCAACGCAAGTACAGTAAGCAATTAAAAGAGGTCAACCTGAAACTGGAAGAGAAAGTGCTGGAGCGAACGCAAGACTTAAAGAAGACCAACGAAAAACTAGATAGAGCCCAGGGCGACCTCCGCAATTTTCTATACAAGACTTCGCACGATATCCGCGGACCGGTGGCTACCCTCAAAGGGCTTAACAACCTAGGCTTTGACAACATCAACGACCATGTGTTCTCCAAAGAGCTGCTGGAAAAGAAAAGCACACAAATTGAAAAGATGATCCGCACCCTCAGCCGTATCACGGTAGTAGCGGACATCACCAACACCATCCTTCAGGCTGTTGAGATCAACTTCGTGAAGATGATGGATGAAATTAAGGATTTCGAAAGGAAAAACGGGCTGCTCAAGTATATCAAGATTTCTATAGAAGTGGAGCCAAATCTTAAAGTCGTTTCTGATCCAATCCTAATCCGCATGATCTTAGAAAACATGGTGGACAACTCGCTCAAGTTTTTCAACGAATCGAAAAGGATTGAACCCTATGTGAAGATATCCGTAAAATCGGCTGGCTCCGATGCCATCATTGTGGTGAAAGATAATGGGGTGGGCATTGAAGTAAAGCCCAACCAAGATGTTTTCACTATGTTTATGCGCGGATCCGAAAAATCAGAGACCGGTGGGGTGGGCCTTTATCTTTGCAAGATCTGCACAGATCGATTGCAGGGCTCTATCAAACTAGAGAAGACATCTAAAGCAGGAACAACTTTTTCAATACGGATTTCTCAAGACGCCACCGATCAAGTAATGGAACTAAACGAGGCCTTGATGGCGCAGTTGCGAAAAGAAGAACCACCCATTATTGAGTTTGACCAAGAGACCAATAACTAG
- the bioB gene encoding biotin synthase BioB, with the protein MIRTNWTREEIAEIYNTPVLDLIYRAASVHREHHDAQEVQVCTLLSVKTGGCPEDCAYCPQAARYHTDVKVHKLMEVEEVIGKALEAKEAGSTRFCMGAAWREVRDNKDFDKVLEMVKGVSTMGMEVCCTLGMLTHEQADKLKAAGLYAYNHNLDTSEEFYGDIITTRTYQDRLETLENVRGAKISVCSGGIIGMGEGEEDRIGMLHTLATLPEHPESVPVNALVPVEGTPLEEQERVSVWEMVRMIATARIIMPKAMVRLSAGRVRMTLEEQALCFLAGANSIFAGDKLLTTPNPGTVQDQQMFQVLNLKPRKAYKNLEKAAILTA; encoded by the coding sequence ATGATTCGAACCAACTGGACCCGTGAAGAGATTGCCGAAATTTACAACACCCCTGTATTGGATTTGATTTATCGCGCAGCTAGCGTGCACCGAGAACACCACGATGCGCAGGAAGTCCAGGTGTGTACATTGTTATCGGTGAAGACAGGCGGGTGCCCGGAAGATTGTGCGTATTGCCCACAAGCAGCACGCTATCACACCGATGTGAAAGTGCACAAACTGATGGAGGTAGAAGAAGTAATCGGGAAAGCATTAGAGGCGAAAGAGGCTGGCAGCACACGCTTTTGCATGGGTGCGGCTTGGCGCGAAGTGCGTGATAACAAAGATTTTGATAAAGTGCTAGAGATGGTGAAAGGAGTGAGCACCATGGGCATGGAAGTTTGTTGTACGTTGGGCATGCTCACCCACGAGCAAGCCGACAAACTAAAAGCGGCAGGCTTATATGCCTACAATCATAACTTAGATACAAGCGAAGAGTTTTATGGCGATATCATCACTACCCGCACATACCAAGATCGATTAGAAACATTAGAGAATGTGCGTGGAGCGAAAATTTCCGTTTGTTCGGGCGGCATCATTGGCATGGGTGAAGGTGAAGAAGATCGCATCGGCATGTTGCATACCCTTGCCACTCTGCCCGAGCATCCCGAGTCGGTTCCTGTAAATGCACTCGTGCCAGTAGAAGGCACACCATTAGAAGAACAAGAACGAGTATCCGTTTGGGAGATGGTTCGAATGATCGCCACAGCGCGCATCATCATGCCCAAGGCGATGGTCCGCTTATCGGCAGGAAGAGTGCGGATGACGCTGGAAGAACAAGCACTTTGTTTTTTGGCTGGCGCCAACAGCATCTTTGCCGGTGATAAACTACTGACTACCCCCAACCCCGGCACAGTTCAAGACCAGCAGATGTTTCAGGTGCTGAATTTAAAGCCGAGAAAGGCGTATAAAAACCTAGAGAAAGCAGCTATTTTGACTGCATAG
- the sppA gene encoding signal peptide peptidase SppA, which yields MNFFKSFLASCLGSLVAFIIAFFLLFFLLAGMIGTAFSDATNGNTEVAINENSVLHLKLDVPISEGEIENPFEGLPLPGANDPTIGLLHFKHVIKTAAKDAKISGIYLDVSMFMSGYATAQEIRESLLEFRKSGKWVIAYSEVMTEQAYYIASAADKIYLNPEGDLEFNGLAIEVSFFKKMFDKLEIKPEIFRVGDFKSAVEPFMLDKMSEANKLQLNELINGINNEMVKEIAASRNIEEIKLKEISSKMQATTLAQAKELKLIDSLVYYDQVLDVLQARLGVSSETDIDFVKYSKYKKSVSTYKSSENEIAVIVAEGDIMPGKAQQGTIGSTTFAKEIRKARNSKKVKAIVLRINSPGGSALASDVMWREVTLAAKEKPVIASMGDYAASGGYYLAMGCNTIVAEPNTITGSIGVFSVLFDLSSFLNNKIGITFEEVKTGEVGELVTVTRPLTDQEKRIWQKRTDAIYETFTSKAAEGRKMNVDDLRRVASGRVWTGTQGKEKGLVDELGGFEDAVKIAAEKAGVSNDYKIKFYPKQKSFFEQWMSDMEENTKTRMLREELGEHYHTVEQLKKLKSYQGAQARMPFEVLIR from the coding sequence ATGAACTTCTTTAAATCCTTTTTGGCCTCCTGTTTGGGTTCGCTAGTAGCGTTTATCATCGCATTTTTTCTATTGTTTTTTCTACTAGCTGGCATGATTGGCACAGCCTTTTCGGATGCTACCAATGGAAACACCGAGGTGGCCATTAACGAAAATTCAGTGCTCCATTTGAAACTCGATGTGCCCATTTCGGAGGGAGAAATAGAGAACCCGTTTGAGGGATTGCCGTTGCCCGGTGCAAACGACCCCACCATTGGCTTGCTCCACTTCAAGCACGTCATTAAAACTGCCGCCAAGGATGCTAAGATTTCAGGTATTTACTTAGATGTATCGATGTTTATGAGTGGCTATGCCACCGCCCAAGAGATACGCGAATCACTATTGGAGTTTAGAAAATCAGGCAAATGGGTGATTGCCTATAGCGAAGTGATGACCGAGCAAGCCTACTACATTGCTTCGGCTGCCGACAAAATATACCTAAACCCAGAAGGGGACTTAGAGTTTAACGGCTTGGCCATTGAAGTTTCATTTTTCAAAAAGATGTTCGATAAGCTCGAAATCAAACCAGAAATTTTTAGGGTAGGTGATTTTAAAAGTGCAGTGGAACCATTTATGCTCGATAAAATGAGCGAAGCCAACAAACTTCAATTAAATGAATTGATCAACGGGATTAACAACGAAATGGTCAAAGAAATAGCGGCCAGCCGAAACATAGAAGAAATAAAGCTGAAAGAAATCTCTTCTAAAATGCAAGCCACTACCCTAGCCCAAGCCAAAGAATTAAAGTTGATTGACTCGCTCGTATATTACGATCAAGTATTGGATGTGCTACAAGCTCGATTAGGTGTATCCAGCGAGACGGATATTGATTTTGTGAAGTATAGCAAGTATAAAAAATCAGTGAGCACCTATAAATCCTCTGAAAATGAAATTGCGGTGATTGTGGCCGAGGGAGACATTATGCCGGGCAAAGCACAACAAGGAACAATTGGTTCTACCACCTTCGCGAAAGAAATCCGCAAAGCCCGCAACAGTAAAAAAGTAAAAGCAATTGTACTGCGCATCAACTCTCCCGGTGGAAGTGCATTGGCATCGGATGTGATGTGGCGCGAAGTAACATTGGCAGCGAAAGAAAAACCAGTGATCGCCTCCATGGGCGACTATGCCGCATCGGGTGGTTATTATTTAGCAATGGGATGCAACACGATTGTGGCCGAACCGAACACCATCACAGGGTCCATTGGCGTATTCAGTGTGCTTTTTGATTTGAGTAGCTTTTTGAACAATAAAATCGGGATCACTTTTGAAGAAGTAAAAACAGGCGAGGTAGGCGAATTGGTCACCGTTACACGCCCATTGACAGATCAAGAGAAAAGAATCTGGCAAAAAAGAACAGATGCTATTTACGAAACCTTTACCTCCAAAGCGGCCGAGGGCCGAAAGATGAACGTGGACGACCTGCGCAGGGTAGCTTCGGGCCGAGTATGGACAGGCACTCAGGGAAAAGAAAAGGGATTGGTAGACGAGCTTGGCGGATTTGAGGATGCTGTGAAAATTGCGGCCGAAAAAGCAGGCGTGAGCAACGATTACAAAATTAAATTTTATCCAAAGCAAAAGTCTTTCTTCGAACAATGGATGAGCGACATGGAAGAGAATACCAAAACCAGAATGCTTCGCGAAGAATTAGGTGAACATTACCATACGGTAGAACAACTCAAGAAATTGAAAAGCTACCAAGGTGCGCAAGCAAGAATGCCTTTCGAAGTCCTAATTCGTTAA
- the folK gene encoding 2-amino-4-hydroxy-6-hydroxymethyldihydropteridine diphosphokinase, with translation MEEQVFLLLGTNDGNRMANLNSAKDEIKKSVGLVVEESAIYQTAAWGKTDQPDFYNQVLLLQTTMSPEALLLHLQQIEKKLGRERKEKWGARIIDIDILYFGKTVLNTPDLLIPHPAIALRRFTLVPLVEIAPHFVHPVLKKTNLVLLQECVDVLAVKRVD, from the coding sequence ATGGAAGAACAAGTTTTTTTATTGTTGGGTACGAATGATGGTAACCGAATGGCCAATCTAAATTCGGCCAAAGATGAAATCAAAAAATCAGTCGGATTGGTAGTGGAAGAAAGTGCTATTTATCAGACTGCTGCTTGGGGCAAGACAGACCAACCGGATTTTTACAATCAGGTGCTACTGTTGCAAACGACCATGTCGCCAGAAGCTTTATTGCTGCATCTGCAACAAATTGAAAAAAAACTTGGTCGGGAAAGAAAAGAAAAATGGGGCGCCCGTATCATTGATATTGATATCCTCTATTTTGGAAAGACGGTTCTAAATACTCCAGACTTGTTGATCCCACACCCAGCCATTGCCCTCAGGCGGTTTACGCTAGTACCACTGGTTGAAATTGCTCCGCATTTTGTTCACCCTGTGCTGAAAAAAACCAACTTGGTTTTGCTCCAAGAGTGTGTGGATGTTTTAGCGGTGAAGAGAGTGGATTGA
- a CDS encoding 1-acyl-sn-glycerol-3-phosphate acyltransferase produces MKTVKSILLFPYKAWVLFVFTFFMLLFLPGILIPAFFGARAVAITYFFMKLWSWVFSQLTFIRYEMVGRERIPQGRAFIYVSNHTSFLDLPGIAMMIRGQFRPLAKKELLKIPVFGWVTKATCVVVDRGDSASRKKSINFLKKILGYNISILIFPEGTQNRTAELLQPFKDGAFRVAVDTQQSILPLAVIGAGPLMPPGTVNMKPGKIKIVVGEEIKVTAESDISALKEKALQQIKGMLTEGSR; encoded by the coding sequence TTGAAAACAGTAAAATCAATTCTACTCTTTCCCTACAAAGCCTGGGTCTTATTCGTATTTACCTTCTTCATGCTGCTTTTCCTTCCGGGGATTTTGATCCCGGCTTTTTTTGGGGCACGAGCAGTGGCCATCACTTATTTTTTTATGAAGTTGTGGTCGTGGGTGTTTAGTCAACTCACTTTTATTCGATATGAAATGGTGGGCAGAGAGCGCATTCCGCAAGGAAGGGCGTTTATTTACGTGAGCAACCATACCTCATTTCTAGATTTGCCCGGCATTGCCATGATGATTCGCGGCCAGTTTAGGCCGTTGGCGAAGAAGGAACTTTTAAAAATCCCTGTGTTTGGATGGGTTACAAAAGCTACTTGTGTAGTGGTAGATCGAGGCGATTCGGCCAGCCGAAAAAAAAGTATCAATTTTCTAAAAAAGATATTGGGCTACAATATTTCAATACTCATCTTTCCAGAAGGTACACAAAACCGCACTGCCGAATTGTTGCAACCATTTAAAGATGGCGCCTTTCGCGTGGCGGTAGATACTCAACAGTCCATTCTGCCGTTGGCTGTTATCGGAGCGGGTCCCCTCATGCCGCCTGGCACTGTTAATATGAAGCCCGGAAAAATTAAAATTGTTGTGGGCGAAGAAATCAAAGTAACTGCGGAGTCCGATATTTCAGCATTAAAAGAAAAAGCTTTGCAACAAATTAAAGGAATGTTGACGGAAGGCAGTCGGTAA
- a CDS encoding putative toxin-antitoxin system toxin component, PIN family has translation MKVVIDTNCFLSMIGKTSIYRKVFDGFLENKFVLCVSPEILFEYEEKFNKFWGDEVTHNLMGVLLTADNTQLQSVYYNFNLVSSDADDNKFSDTYLASSADLLVTHDKALLALNKNEFPSIRAITLQDFLDSHLS, from the coding sequence TTGAAAGTAGTAATCGATACCAACTGCTTTCTCAGCATGATTGGAAAAACTTCCATCTACAGAAAAGTGTTTGACGGGTTTTTAGAAAACAAGTTTGTTCTATGTGTTTCCCCTGAAATACTTTTTGAGTACGAAGAAAAATTCAATAAGTTCTGGGGAGATGAGGTAACGCATAATTTAATGGGTGTCTTACTTACTGCTGACAATACTCAACTTCAGTCTGTTTACTATAATTTTAACCTTGTATCGTCAGATGCTGATGATAATAAATTTTCCGATACCTATTTAGCGTCCTCGGCAGATTTGCTGGTAACACACGATAAGGCTCTGCTCGCGCTAAACAAAAATGAATTTCCCTCCATCCGAGCAATTACATTGCAAGATTTTTTAGATTCTCATCTTAGCTAG